A genomic region of Branchiostoma lanceolatum isolate klBraLanc5 chromosome 4, klBraLanc5.hap2, whole genome shotgun sequence contains the following coding sequences:
- the LOC136433973 gene encoding zinc finger CCCH domain-containing protein 14-like isoform X4, whose protein sequence is MEGIGTEITHKIRSAIKAKLVDLGAYVDDELPDYIMVMVANKKSQAQMTEDLSLFLANNTEKFTAWLHGVLSKLQNATEGEVNSVFQQESDAVSRSTSAKAMTAVTSQKSSVPAVASVPTPAVSTQHLAADPAPVAAAPVAPVAQAPVLIPPPAVPPPEPIISIKPDDSDMMEELETEEHVHTPAVVVQSRPHAAAPVQYQTVTTSPPKHRPSAVARPAAKQSSVQYLPQSPVKPRLAAVSSRSSHHSREVSSQHVSQVHPVARKRKTPSSVVGSVILSTAPDYESEEEEPLRKGVASTVKVPERRPSLPPSKQANRSLLLRAISEANQSAGKARGRQEHAHTQEVMVQPMQYDPMVGSAASMEYHPTSYRPTVRVEGHQMGGYRNFRNVVSRTIQPSPVQEEDYQEHDLASPPGDRRNVVTKEQEDDDEGIGPDDGRSVAIAWHVAGRQTAATVSRVPVVSRVAMETRRVIQDRDLPKKRPASPKFIVTLDGVDPPPGRGSSGDEADDEAGEGSGPSEPEVPSKRMRVSPNMAPPRVQRILPGGSHGNVQQVTFTLDDSDAEEMDVSTGEAAALVEKKAERCHFWPACKNGDECPFMHPNTPCRNFPNCKFGEKCLFIHPNCKFDARCSRKDCPFTHASKRQISPAAAALPYYPSPAQPTFTFPSPVAPPAPSKQNKPVCRFFPNCTRTDCTFLHPKFPSPGSWGLPFSTHYPHRKACHYGLSCTRPDCVFTHPSLPPPSAFKWSASRHISERKFADESKVTHIPTLSS, encoded by the exons ACGATGAGCTGCCAGACTACATCATGGTCATGGTGGCCAACAAGAAGAGCCAGGCCCAGATGACGGAGGACCTCTCCCTGTTCCTGGCCAACAACACTGAGAAGTTCACTGCATG GCTGCATGGAGTCCTGAGTAAGCTACAGAATGCCACAGAAGGAGAAGTGAACTCAGTGTTCCAGCAGg AGTCTGACGCTGTGAGTAGGAGTACCTCAGCCAAGGCCATGACAGCAGTGACCAGTCAGAAGTCATCGGTCCCAGCTGTAGCCAGCGTCCCGACACCTGCTGTGTCCACCCAGCACCTGGCAGCAGACCCAGCACCTGTGGCCGCTGCACCTGTTGCACCTGTGGCCCAGGCCCCCGTGCTGATCCCCCCTCCGGCTGTCCCCCCTCCGGAACCCATCATCTCCATCAAGCCTGACGACTCTGACATGATGGAGGAGCTGGAAACTGAG GAGCATGTGCACACCCCCGCTGTGGTGGTACAGTCCAGACCCCATGCAGCAGCCCCTGTACAGTACCAGACTGTCACCACCTCCCCTCCCAAACACAGACCTTCAGCTGTGGCAAGGCCTGCAGCTAAACAGTCATCTGTACAGTACCTACCACAG TCTCCAGTGAAGCCCCGGCTTGCTGCAGTGTCCAGTCGTAGCAGCCACCATAGCAGGGAGGTGTCGAGTCAGCATGTCTCACAG GTCCACCCTGTTGCCAGGAAGCGCAAGACTCCGTCCTCCGTTGTCGGATCCGTGATCCTGTCGACGGCGCCGGACTACGAGTCAGAGGAGGAGGAACCCCTCAGGAAGGGGGTGGCCAGTACCGTGAAGGTACCCGAGAGAAG ACCCAGCCTGCCTCCCTCCAAACAGGCAAACCGCTCCCTGCTGCTGAGGGCCATCTCTGAGGCCAACCAGTCCGCCGGCAAGGCCAGGGGCAGACAggagcacgcacacacacaggagGTCATGGTGCAGCCCATGCAG TATGACCCCATGGTGGGGTCGGCTGCCAGTATGGAGTACCATCCAACCAGCTACAGGCCGACTGTGCGGGTCGAAGGTCACCAGATGGGGGGTTACCGAAATTTTCGGAATGTGGTCTCCAGAACGATCCAGCCCAGCCCTGTCCAGGAGGAGG ACTACCAGGAGCACGACCTGGCGTCCCCGCCCGGCGACCGGAGAAACGTCGTTACAAAGGAGCAAGAAGATGACGACGAAGGAATCGGGCCTGACGACGGGCGTTCAGTCGCGATCGCGTGGCACGTGGCGGGCCGACAGACTGCCGCCACCGTCAGCCGCGTCCCCGTGGTCAGCAGGGTCGCCATGGAGACCAGGAGAGTCATCCAAGACAG agacctGCCCAAGAAGCGGCCAGCCAGTCCCAAGTTCATTGTGACGCTGGACGGCGTTGACCCGCCGCCAGGGCGCGGGAGCTCGGGTGACGAGGCTGACGACGAAGCCGGGGAGGGGAGCGGGCCGTCTGAACCAGag GTACCTTCCAAGAGGATGAGAGTGTCGCCCAATATGGCTCCTCCCAGGGTACAGCGGATCTTACCTGGTGGTAGCCATGGCAACGTGCAGCAGGTCACCTTCACCTTGGACGACTCTGATG CAGAAGAGATGGATGTGTCAACTGGTGAGGCGGCTGCTCTGGTGGAGAAGAAGGCGGAGCGCTGCCACTTCTGGCCGGCCTGCAAGAACGGAGACGAGTGTCCCTTTATGCACCCCAACACTCCCTGCAG GAATTTCCCGAACTGTAAGTTTGGAGAGAAGTGTCTGTTCATCCACCCCAACTGCAAGTTCGACGCCAGGTGCTCGCGGAAGGACTGTCCGTTCACTCACGCCAGCAAGAGGCAGATCAGCCCTGCAGCCGCGGCCTTGCCGTACTACCCAA GTCCGGCCCAGCCCACCTTCACATTCCCCAGTCCGGTGGCCCCGCCGGCACCCAGCAAGCAGAACAAGCCGGTCTGTCGGTTCTTCCCCAACTGCACCAGGACAGACTGTACCTTCCTGCACCCCAAG TTCCCCTCTCCTGGCAGCTGGGGACTTCCCTTCTCTACTCACTACCCACACCGTAAA gcATGTCACTACGGACTATCCTGCACCAGGCCTGACTGTGTCTTCACACACCCCAGCCTGCCACCACCCTCTGCATTCAAGTGGAGCGCCTCCCGCCACATCAG
- the LOC136433973 gene encoding zinc finger CCCH domain-containing protein 14-like isoform X2, with amino-acid sequence MEGIGTEITHKIRSAIKAKLVDLGAYVDDELPDYIMVMVANKKSQAQMTEDLSLFLANNTEKFTAWLHGVLSKLQNATEGEVNSVFQQESDAVSRSTSAKAMTAVTSQKSSVPAVASVPTPAVSTQHLAADPAPVAAAPVAPVAQAPVLIPPPAVPPPEPIISIKPDDSDMMEELETEEHVHTPAVVVQSRPHAAAPVQYQTVTTSPPKHRPSAVARPAAKQSSVQYLPQSPVKPRLAAVSSRSSHHSREVSSQHVSQVHPVARKRKTPSSVVGSVILSTAPDYESEEEEPLRKGVASTVKVPERRPSLPPSKQANRSLLLRAISEANQSAGKARGRQEHAHTQEVMVQPMQYDPMVGSAASMEYHPTSYRPTVRVEGHQMGGYRNFRNVVSRTIQPSPVQEEDYQEHDLASPPGDRRNVVTKEQEDDDEGIGPDDGRSVAIAWHVAGRQTAATVSRVPVVSRVAMETRRVIQDRTPPKTVPISPIFTVTLDGEPSARQTLDLPKKRPASPKFIVTLDGVDPPPGRGSSGDEADDEAGEGSGPSEPEVPSKRMRVSPNMAPPRVQRILPGGSHGNVQQVTFTLDDSDEEMDVSTGEAAALVEKKAERCHFWPACKNGDECPFMHPNTPCRNFPNCKFGEKCLFIHPNCKFDARCSRKDCPFTHASKRQISPAAAALPYYPSPAQPTFTFPSPVAPPAPSKQNKPVCRFFPNCTRTDCTFLHPKFPSPGSWGLPFSTHYPHRKACHYGLSCTRPDCVFTHPSLPPPSAFKWSASRHISERKFADESKVTHIPTLSS; translated from the exons ACGATGAGCTGCCAGACTACATCATGGTCATGGTGGCCAACAAGAAGAGCCAGGCCCAGATGACGGAGGACCTCTCCCTGTTCCTGGCCAACAACACTGAGAAGTTCACTGCATG GCTGCATGGAGTCCTGAGTAAGCTACAGAATGCCACAGAAGGAGAAGTGAACTCAGTGTTCCAGCAGg AGTCTGACGCTGTGAGTAGGAGTACCTCAGCCAAGGCCATGACAGCAGTGACCAGTCAGAAGTCATCGGTCCCAGCTGTAGCCAGCGTCCCGACACCTGCTGTGTCCACCCAGCACCTGGCAGCAGACCCAGCACCTGTGGCCGCTGCACCTGTTGCACCTGTGGCCCAGGCCCCCGTGCTGATCCCCCCTCCGGCTGTCCCCCCTCCGGAACCCATCATCTCCATCAAGCCTGACGACTCTGACATGATGGAGGAGCTGGAAACTGAG GAGCATGTGCACACCCCCGCTGTGGTGGTACAGTCCAGACCCCATGCAGCAGCCCCTGTACAGTACCAGACTGTCACCACCTCCCCTCCCAAACACAGACCTTCAGCTGTGGCAAGGCCTGCAGCTAAACAGTCATCTGTACAGTACCTACCACAG TCTCCAGTGAAGCCCCGGCTTGCTGCAGTGTCCAGTCGTAGCAGCCACCATAGCAGGGAGGTGTCGAGTCAGCATGTCTCACAG GTCCACCCTGTTGCCAGGAAGCGCAAGACTCCGTCCTCCGTTGTCGGATCCGTGATCCTGTCGACGGCGCCGGACTACGAGTCAGAGGAGGAGGAACCCCTCAGGAAGGGGGTGGCCAGTACCGTGAAGGTACCCGAGAGAAG ACCCAGCCTGCCTCCCTCCAAACAGGCAAACCGCTCCCTGCTGCTGAGGGCCATCTCTGAGGCCAACCAGTCCGCCGGCAAGGCCAGGGGCAGACAggagcacgcacacacacaggagGTCATGGTGCAGCCCATGCAG TATGACCCCATGGTGGGGTCGGCTGCCAGTATGGAGTACCATCCAACCAGCTACAGGCCGACTGTGCGGGTCGAAGGTCACCAGATGGGGGGTTACCGAAATTTTCGGAATGTGGTCTCCAGAACGATCCAGCCCAGCCCTGTCCAGGAGGAGG ACTACCAGGAGCACGACCTGGCGTCCCCGCCCGGCGACCGGAGAAACGTCGTTACAAAGGAGCAAGAAGATGACGACGAAGGAATCGGGCCTGACGACGGGCGTTCAGTCGCGATCGCGTGGCACGTGGCGGGCCGACAGACTGCCGCCACCGTCAGCCGCGTCCCCGTGGTCAGCAGGGTCGCCATGGAGACCAGGAGAGTCATCCAAGACAG GACTCCGCCCAAGACAGTCCCCATCAGCCCCATCTTCACTGTCACCTTGGACGGAGAGCCTTCCGCCCGACAGACACT agacctGCCCAAGAAGCGGCCAGCCAGTCCCAAGTTCATTGTGACGCTGGACGGCGTTGACCCGCCGCCAGGGCGCGGGAGCTCGGGTGACGAGGCTGACGACGAAGCCGGGGAGGGGAGCGGGCCGTCTGAACCAGag GTACCTTCCAAGAGGATGAGAGTGTCGCCCAATATGGCTCCTCCCAGGGTACAGCGGATCTTACCTGGTGGTAGCCATGGCAACGTGCAGCAGGTCACCTTCACCTTGGACGACTCTGATG AAGAGATGGATGTGTCAACTGGTGAGGCGGCTGCTCTGGTGGAGAAGAAGGCGGAGCGCTGCCACTTCTGGCCGGCCTGCAAGAACGGAGACGAGTGTCCCTTTATGCACCCCAACACTCCCTGCAG GAATTTCCCGAACTGTAAGTTTGGAGAGAAGTGTCTGTTCATCCACCCCAACTGCAAGTTCGACGCCAGGTGCTCGCGGAAGGACTGTCCGTTCACTCACGCCAGCAAGAGGCAGATCAGCCCTGCAGCCGCGGCCTTGCCGTACTACCCAA GTCCGGCCCAGCCCACCTTCACATTCCCCAGTCCGGTGGCCCCGCCGGCACCCAGCAAGCAGAACAAGCCGGTCTGTCGGTTCTTCCCCAACTGCACCAGGACAGACTGTACCTTCCTGCACCCCAAG TTCCCCTCTCCTGGCAGCTGGGGACTTCCCTTCTCTACTCACTACCCACACCGTAAA gcATGTCACTACGGACTATCCTGCACCAGGCCTGACTGTGTCTTCACACACCCCAGCCTGCCACCACCCTCTGCATTCAAGTGGAGCGCCTCCCGCCACATCAG
- the LOC136433973 gene encoding zinc finger CCCH domain-containing protein 14-like isoform X1, which produces MEGIGTEITHKIRSAIKAKLVDLGAYVDDELPDYIMVMVANKKSQAQMTEDLSLFLANNTEKFTAWLHGVLSKLQNATEGEVNSVFQQESDAVSRSTSAKAMTAVTSQKSSVPAVASVPTPAVSTQHLAADPAPVAAAPVAPVAQAPVLIPPPAVPPPEPIISIKPDDSDMMEELETEEHVHTPAVVVQSRPHAAAPVQYQTVTTSPPKHRPSAVARPAAKQSSVQYLPQSPVKPRLAAVSSRSSHHSREVSSQHVSQVHPVARKRKTPSSVVGSVILSTAPDYESEEEEPLRKGVASTVKVPERRPSLPPSKQANRSLLLRAISEANQSAGKARGRQEHAHTQEVMVQPMQYDPMVGSAASMEYHPTSYRPTVRVEGHQMGGYRNFRNVVSRTIQPSPVQEEDYQEHDLASPPGDRRNVVTKEQEDDDEGIGPDDGRSVAIAWHVAGRQTAATVSRVPVVSRVAMETRRVIQDRTPPKTVPISPIFTVTLDGEPSARQTLDLPKKRPASPKFIVTLDGVDPPPGRGSSGDEADDEAGEGSGPSEPEVPSKRMRVSPNMAPPRVQRILPGGSHGNVQQVTFTLDDSDAEEMDVSTGEAAALVEKKAERCHFWPACKNGDECPFMHPNTPCRNFPNCKFGEKCLFIHPNCKFDARCSRKDCPFTHASKRQISPAAAALPYYPSPAQPTFTFPSPVAPPAPSKQNKPVCRFFPNCTRTDCTFLHPKFPSPGSWGLPFSTHYPHRKACHYGLSCTRPDCVFTHPSLPPPSAFKWSASRHISERKFADESKVTHIPTLSS; this is translated from the exons ACGATGAGCTGCCAGACTACATCATGGTCATGGTGGCCAACAAGAAGAGCCAGGCCCAGATGACGGAGGACCTCTCCCTGTTCCTGGCCAACAACACTGAGAAGTTCACTGCATG GCTGCATGGAGTCCTGAGTAAGCTACAGAATGCCACAGAAGGAGAAGTGAACTCAGTGTTCCAGCAGg AGTCTGACGCTGTGAGTAGGAGTACCTCAGCCAAGGCCATGACAGCAGTGACCAGTCAGAAGTCATCGGTCCCAGCTGTAGCCAGCGTCCCGACACCTGCTGTGTCCACCCAGCACCTGGCAGCAGACCCAGCACCTGTGGCCGCTGCACCTGTTGCACCTGTGGCCCAGGCCCCCGTGCTGATCCCCCCTCCGGCTGTCCCCCCTCCGGAACCCATCATCTCCATCAAGCCTGACGACTCTGACATGATGGAGGAGCTGGAAACTGAG GAGCATGTGCACACCCCCGCTGTGGTGGTACAGTCCAGACCCCATGCAGCAGCCCCTGTACAGTACCAGACTGTCACCACCTCCCCTCCCAAACACAGACCTTCAGCTGTGGCAAGGCCTGCAGCTAAACAGTCATCTGTACAGTACCTACCACAG TCTCCAGTGAAGCCCCGGCTTGCTGCAGTGTCCAGTCGTAGCAGCCACCATAGCAGGGAGGTGTCGAGTCAGCATGTCTCACAG GTCCACCCTGTTGCCAGGAAGCGCAAGACTCCGTCCTCCGTTGTCGGATCCGTGATCCTGTCGACGGCGCCGGACTACGAGTCAGAGGAGGAGGAACCCCTCAGGAAGGGGGTGGCCAGTACCGTGAAGGTACCCGAGAGAAG ACCCAGCCTGCCTCCCTCCAAACAGGCAAACCGCTCCCTGCTGCTGAGGGCCATCTCTGAGGCCAACCAGTCCGCCGGCAAGGCCAGGGGCAGACAggagcacgcacacacacaggagGTCATGGTGCAGCCCATGCAG TATGACCCCATGGTGGGGTCGGCTGCCAGTATGGAGTACCATCCAACCAGCTACAGGCCGACTGTGCGGGTCGAAGGTCACCAGATGGGGGGTTACCGAAATTTTCGGAATGTGGTCTCCAGAACGATCCAGCCCAGCCCTGTCCAGGAGGAGG ACTACCAGGAGCACGACCTGGCGTCCCCGCCCGGCGACCGGAGAAACGTCGTTACAAAGGAGCAAGAAGATGACGACGAAGGAATCGGGCCTGACGACGGGCGTTCAGTCGCGATCGCGTGGCACGTGGCGGGCCGACAGACTGCCGCCACCGTCAGCCGCGTCCCCGTGGTCAGCAGGGTCGCCATGGAGACCAGGAGAGTCATCCAAGACAG GACTCCGCCCAAGACAGTCCCCATCAGCCCCATCTTCACTGTCACCTTGGACGGAGAGCCTTCCGCCCGACAGACACT agacctGCCCAAGAAGCGGCCAGCCAGTCCCAAGTTCATTGTGACGCTGGACGGCGTTGACCCGCCGCCAGGGCGCGGGAGCTCGGGTGACGAGGCTGACGACGAAGCCGGGGAGGGGAGCGGGCCGTCTGAACCAGag GTACCTTCCAAGAGGATGAGAGTGTCGCCCAATATGGCTCCTCCCAGGGTACAGCGGATCTTACCTGGTGGTAGCCATGGCAACGTGCAGCAGGTCACCTTCACCTTGGACGACTCTGATG CAGAAGAGATGGATGTGTCAACTGGTGAGGCGGCTGCTCTGGTGGAGAAGAAGGCGGAGCGCTGCCACTTCTGGCCGGCCTGCAAGAACGGAGACGAGTGTCCCTTTATGCACCCCAACACTCCCTGCAG GAATTTCCCGAACTGTAAGTTTGGAGAGAAGTGTCTGTTCATCCACCCCAACTGCAAGTTCGACGCCAGGTGCTCGCGGAAGGACTGTCCGTTCACTCACGCCAGCAAGAGGCAGATCAGCCCTGCAGCCGCGGCCTTGCCGTACTACCCAA GTCCGGCCCAGCCCACCTTCACATTCCCCAGTCCGGTGGCCCCGCCGGCACCCAGCAAGCAGAACAAGCCGGTCTGTCGGTTCTTCCCCAACTGCACCAGGACAGACTGTACCTTCCTGCACCCCAAG TTCCCCTCTCCTGGCAGCTGGGGACTTCCCTTCTCTACTCACTACCCACACCGTAAA gcATGTCACTACGGACTATCCTGCACCAGGCCTGACTGTGTCTTCACACACCCCAGCCTGCCACCACCCTCTGCATTCAAGTGGAGCGCCTCCCGCCACATCAG
- the LOC136433973 gene encoding zinc finger CCCH domain-containing protein 14-like isoform X3, whose protein sequence is MEGIGTEITHKIRSAIKAKLVDLGAYVDDELPDYIMVMVANKKSQAQMTEDLSLFLANNTEKFTAWLHGVLSKLQNATEGEVNSVFQQESDAVSRSTSAKAMTAVTSQKSSVPAVASVPTPAVSTQHLAADPAPVAAAPVAPVAQAPVLIPPPAVPPPEPIISIKPDDSDMMEELETEEHVHTPAVVVQSRPHAAAPVQYQTVTTSPPKHRPSAVARPAAKQSSVQYLPQSPVKPRLAAVSSRSSHHSREVSSQHVSQVHPVARKRKTPSSVVGSVILSTAPDYESEEEEPLRKGVASTVKVPERRPSLPPSKQANRSLLLRAISEANQSAGKARGRQEHAHTQEVMVQPMQYDPMVGSAASMEYHPTSYRPTVRVEGHQMGGYRNFRNVVSRTIQPSPVQEEDYQEHDLASPPGDRRNVVTKEQEDDDEGIGPDDGRSVAIAWHVAGRQTAATVSRVPVVSRVAMETRRVIQDRTPPKTVPISPIFTVTLDGEPSARQTLDLPKKRPASPKFIVTLDGVDPPPGRGSSGDEADDEAGEGSGPSEPEVPSKRMRVSPNMAPPRVQRILPGGSHGNVQQVTFTLDDSDAEEMDVSTGEAAALVEKKAERCHFWPACKNGDECPFMHPNTPCRNFPNCKFGEKCLFIHPNCKFDARCSRKDCPFTHASKRQISPAAAALPYYPSPAQPTFTFPSPVAPPAPSKQNKPVCRFFPNCTRTDCTFLHPKACHYGLSCTRPDCVFTHPSLPPPSAFKWSASRHISERKFADESKVTHIPTLSS, encoded by the exons ACGATGAGCTGCCAGACTACATCATGGTCATGGTGGCCAACAAGAAGAGCCAGGCCCAGATGACGGAGGACCTCTCCCTGTTCCTGGCCAACAACACTGAGAAGTTCACTGCATG GCTGCATGGAGTCCTGAGTAAGCTACAGAATGCCACAGAAGGAGAAGTGAACTCAGTGTTCCAGCAGg AGTCTGACGCTGTGAGTAGGAGTACCTCAGCCAAGGCCATGACAGCAGTGACCAGTCAGAAGTCATCGGTCCCAGCTGTAGCCAGCGTCCCGACACCTGCTGTGTCCACCCAGCACCTGGCAGCAGACCCAGCACCTGTGGCCGCTGCACCTGTTGCACCTGTGGCCCAGGCCCCCGTGCTGATCCCCCCTCCGGCTGTCCCCCCTCCGGAACCCATCATCTCCATCAAGCCTGACGACTCTGACATGATGGAGGAGCTGGAAACTGAG GAGCATGTGCACACCCCCGCTGTGGTGGTACAGTCCAGACCCCATGCAGCAGCCCCTGTACAGTACCAGACTGTCACCACCTCCCCTCCCAAACACAGACCTTCAGCTGTGGCAAGGCCTGCAGCTAAACAGTCATCTGTACAGTACCTACCACAG TCTCCAGTGAAGCCCCGGCTTGCTGCAGTGTCCAGTCGTAGCAGCCACCATAGCAGGGAGGTGTCGAGTCAGCATGTCTCACAG GTCCACCCTGTTGCCAGGAAGCGCAAGACTCCGTCCTCCGTTGTCGGATCCGTGATCCTGTCGACGGCGCCGGACTACGAGTCAGAGGAGGAGGAACCCCTCAGGAAGGGGGTGGCCAGTACCGTGAAGGTACCCGAGAGAAG ACCCAGCCTGCCTCCCTCCAAACAGGCAAACCGCTCCCTGCTGCTGAGGGCCATCTCTGAGGCCAACCAGTCCGCCGGCAAGGCCAGGGGCAGACAggagcacgcacacacacaggagGTCATGGTGCAGCCCATGCAG TATGACCCCATGGTGGGGTCGGCTGCCAGTATGGAGTACCATCCAACCAGCTACAGGCCGACTGTGCGGGTCGAAGGTCACCAGATGGGGGGTTACCGAAATTTTCGGAATGTGGTCTCCAGAACGATCCAGCCCAGCCCTGTCCAGGAGGAGG ACTACCAGGAGCACGACCTGGCGTCCCCGCCCGGCGACCGGAGAAACGTCGTTACAAAGGAGCAAGAAGATGACGACGAAGGAATCGGGCCTGACGACGGGCGTTCAGTCGCGATCGCGTGGCACGTGGCGGGCCGACAGACTGCCGCCACCGTCAGCCGCGTCCCCGTGGTCAGCAGGGTCGCCATGGAGACCAGGAGAGTCATCCAAGACAG GACTCCGCCCAAGACAGTCCCCATCAGCCCCATCTTCACTGTCACCTTGGACGGAGAGCCTTCCGCCCGACAGACACT agacctGCCCAAGAAGCGGCCAGCCAGTCCCAAGTTCATTGTGACGCTGGACGGCGTTGACCCGCCGCCAGGGCGCGGGAGCTCGGGTGACGAGGCTGACGACGAAGCCGGGGAGGGGAGCGGGCCGTCTGAACCAGag GTACCTTCCAAGAGGATGAGAGTGTCGCCCAATATGGCTCCTCCCAGGGTACAGCGGATCTTACCTGGTGGTAGCCATGGCAACGTGCAGCAGGTCACCTTCACCTTGGACGACTCTGATG CAGAAGAGATGGATGTGTCAACTGGTGAGGCGGCTGCTCTGGTGGAGAAGAAGGCGGAGCGCTGCCACTTCTGGCCGGCCTGCAAGAACGGAGACGAGTGTCCCTTTATGCACCCCAACACTCCCTGCAG GAATTTCCCGAACTGTAAGTTTGGAGAGAAGTGTCTGTTCATCCACCCCAACTGCAAGTTCGACGCCAGGTGCTCGCGGAAGGACTGTCCGTTCACTCACGCCAGCAAGAGGCAGATCAGCCCTGCAGCCGCGGCCTTGCCGTACTACCCAA GTCCGGCCCAGCCCACCTTCACATTCCCCAGTCCGGTGGCCCCGCCGGCACCCAGCAAGCAGAACAAGCCGGTCTGTCGGTTCTTCCCCAACTGCACCAGGACAGACTGTACCTTCCTGCACCCCAAG gcATGTCACTACGGACTATCCTGCACCAGGCCTGACTGTGTCTTCACACACCCCAGCCTGCCACCACCCTCTGCATTCAAGTGGAGCGCCTCCCGCCACATCAG